A window from Primulina huaijiensis isolate GDHJ02 chromosome 13, ASM1229523v2, whole genome shotgun sequence encodes these proteins:
- the LOC140991153 gene encoding secreted RxLR effector protein 161-like, with translation MYAQVCTHPDIAYVTGMLGRYLSNPGVEHWKAVKRVLRYLQRTKDYMLIYRSLDQLEIIGYTDSDFAGCQDSMKSTSGCIYLLAGGAISWKSAKQSLIASSTMAAEFVACYEASNLGIWLQNFVTGLRIVDGIERPLRLHCDNKSAGMYSNNNRSSTKSKHIDIKFLVVKERIRSGKLSIEHIGTNSMVADPLTKGLPPKQFHEHIANMGVMSIEEIQF, from the coding sequence atgtatgctcaggtttgtaCACATCCAGATATTGCGTACGTGACAGGAATGTTGGGACGATATTTAAGTAATCCAGGAGTGGAACATTGGAAAGCAGTCAAAAGGGTTTTACGGTACCTACAGAGAACAAAAGATTACATGCTCATATATAGGAGTTTGGATCAGCTTGAGATCATTGGGTATACTGACTCCGATTTTGCTGGATGCCAAGATAGTATGAAATCTACGTCGGGCTGCATCTATCTCCTTGCTGGAGGTGCCATTTCCTGGAAGAGTGCTAAACAGTCACTTATAGCCTCTTCCACCATGGCAGCTGAGTTTGTAGCGTGTTATGAGGCATCCAATCTTGGAATATGGCTGCAAAATTTTGTCACGGGACTGCGCATTGTTGATGGCATTGAAAGGCCACTAAGGTTACATTGTGACAATAAATCAGCAGGTATGTATTCCAATAACAACAGGAGCTCGACGAAGTCAAAACATATTGACATCAAGTTTCTGGTTGTTAAAGAAAGAATTCGGAGTGGAAAGTTGTCTATTGAGCATATCGGTACAAACTCCATGGTTGCGGATCCGCTTACTAAGGGATTACCACCCAAACAGTTTCATGAGCACATTGCTAATATGGGTGTTATGTCAATTGAGGAAATTCAGTTTTAG